From the genome of Triticum aestivum cultivar Chinese Spring chromosome 1A, IWGSC CS RefSeq v2.1, whole genome shotgun sequence:
AGGGGATTTTTTTTCCTTACCCATATGTGGGTCCTAAATACCTGGTTGATTTTCCTTTACGAACTGCTAATTGGAGCAGTCGAATAACCTGGGTTAATTTATTTCTCGATCAATTCTATGTAAGGTCAATGTGTAGTGCCTTTTCACGTGTTTTCTCTTGACATCGAATCTGATATGCATATTGCACTCGGTGAGAAATTTTTCAATAACTCACACCAATATACTAATCTAGATATCGTCAACAATCTAGACATTATCTTTTATCCGATTGTTTCGTTGACCATACATCAATTTTGTGCCATATGTGGACGTGAACCAGATGTTGCCAACTCTGACATCACCCTTGATGAGGTCATCAGAATAACATTCCAAAGGTAATGTTTAGTGTCATTTTATTGTATCATTTTGTTAGCATAATCCTTACAAGTTTAGAGCAGCAAGCCTCCGAAGCTtgttctttcatcttttttctttCTCACCCATCGTTTCATACTAATGATATTATACCGTTATATTTTTTTTCTacactcccgttgcaacgcacgggctcttttgctataatatatatatatatatatatatatatatatatatatctttccctactaataaagcacggagtgcttctgCCCGTCCGTCGTTGCTATCGATTTTGCATAAAAGTCCTTCAGTTTATtcgaattcaacccgcagtccttgtTTAAGTGGATACTATGATATACGTCGTTCTTACAAAAAGGACCCTGCATTTTGTTATTCGGTTGCTAGCGAGCGAGACGAGGTGGAGATCAAGGTTGGCCGCGATGCAGACGATGCCCGGCGCGGCGGCTGcgatctccggccagatccggtcgaggaggcgaggccgtggcgatctaggaggcgcgggaggagctccAGCGGCGGAGCTTCAAGTCCAAGTACATGGCGGCGGCGTTCCTCGCCAGTTTCGAGCGAGATGGGGCTCCGATGCAGACGatgccgggcgcggcggcggcaatctccggccagatccggtcgaggaGGCGAGGTAGGGGCCGGATCCTATTCCGGGGGCAACATGGAGGCGATCTACAAGGCGCGGGAGGAGGTCCAGCGGCGGGGCTTCAACTCCAGCGGGCCCCTTTTCGATGGACGGGACCGCCCACGTCGCCAGCAACTCCCCGAAGGCCGACAGGGCCTCCTCCTCTGCGTCCTCGACCGACTCGGCCTCCCGGCGCTCCCGGCCGCGGAAGGGGATTCACCTGCGGCGGCGCCGGTGACTATTGTCCGCTCAGAGAGGAGAGGGCAGCTAAGGCGACGACAAGGGCGCCGGTGAAGACGTGCAAGACCTCACACTGCCGCCGGGGATGTCCTTCGCGGCGATTCTCTCCCAGGTGAGCGTCCCACGCACACACATCCCGTATACTTGGTGTTAATTTCTTAGTTTGTCCACTGCAAGTTAAGATGTGAACAATTGCGAGTACTGTCAGTATGGAACGGTTGAAGTGCAGAACAAGTGGAAATCTGTTCATGTGTCTACGCTGCAGGTTTGGAAGGGGATCACTGATGGGGAGCTCGATGTGCTGGACACATTTGAAGAAGAAGAGTATGTGAGGGAAGTTGTTGGCATCTCACTGACCGTAAGTCCATTCGCCGGCCTACGTCTCTGCTTCAGCTCATGGTAGCCGGATTCATGTCGAGCTGCAAAATTCAGTGGAATGTTTAGTTCAAATCAGTTATCCTGACACCCCTTTTCATGATTGAGCCTTCTGTTTTGGAGCACACAGATAAAACTGCTATCAATTGGTTTTGTTCTATCATGAAAGACCACTTTTCGTTTGGCACTTAGGGAGCAATTCTTCACTAGACTGTTCCACGAAAAGAGGATTGAGTACTTCGGATTTGCAGGATTCGCGGGATACAGTGATCGGCTATGCATACATATGGGGGAATGTAGATGATCCTGGCCTCTATAGTGAATGGGATTTTGATGTGAGTATTTCCCTTCATGCTAATCGTAAGCATATTTGGTATATTGATTGAAAGGCGGACAAACACTGCCACTATCTAACTAAGCAAAGATGTTGCTATGAGAAGCAAAGCTGTTGCAATGTATCTTTATTAGATTACATGTATAATGCTACTATTTGTTAAACAGTCTCCATTTTCTCAGCTGGCCCAATACTTTTGCTGATCAGAATTTTGGTACGAAGAATAACATCACTAATTTACTAGCTCTAAGAAAATCACATGCTTGATTTCCTGAATATGTCCCTATGTGCTGCCAACCCGTATATGTTGTTTGGTAATGTCTTATTTTCTTTGGATCCCATGGGCATATTTCAGTAGTATCCATTCAAGCACTGACCTGTACTACTATGCTGCTTCTCCATCACTTCTGGTTCGTGAAGGTCGACGGCTCTGCCGACGTGAGGGATCTCAGGTCGCCGTCGCCCTTTGGGAGCTCCCTCTCCTTCCTGCCTTCTTACCGTGGTGCCAGGGATCAACGTCCAGACGCCAACACGATAGAGCTATTGTGCTGCTGCCTCAGGTTGTCCAGGCGCGTCATCGGTCCCAGCTACCCATCATCAAGATCCGACGTCCTTTGTCCTTTTTTCCGATTGATGTGAGTAAGCCTCCACTACCCGCTTCCAACTCTGTAAAATTTGCTGTTGTAGTTGGCATGAGAGGCGCCTTGATGCAAAGCTACAGGTTTACGTGGGTGTTGCTGGCTGCTTCCCTCTTGCCCCCTGGCCAGCAGGGTCCTCCATGACCAGGGCCCCCAAGCTAAGGAATAACATGCTGCAGCTTCTGCCCACCACCATGTATGAGACATCGAAATCTAGGAAGCTGCAGGTTTGTGAGACATTCATGCTCACCATGTGTTCTCTGAAATGCTCCCATGTAGATATATATAAATTGATGTTTATATATTATAAGCATTTGTAAAATGTTCATGTACAATGTAGTATGCAACAATAAATCACATCCCCCAGCAATGGCTACTTACCATTACTCTTATCACCTTAGACTAAGTAGTAGTATGAATTAGATGACTTGGCACTTATGTTTTCGTAGTAGGTTTTGTGTCCTTCGCGTACTTACAGTTCAGAGATAAATTTGGTACATGGCTGATTGACTTTGTTCGTGTGGATTACCAATTTAGCAGCAATGATGGACTTTGTTTATGTGGAGTACCAATTTAGCAGCAACTCTGTTGTAACTTTGGCAACACAACCAACATCAAGTGTCACACTGGTAGTCTAGGGTCCATCATGTACGTGTAGTTCATCGTCCATTTCTGAATCACCAAGGATTGATTTTATTGACACAATATTCTCTACATGTTGTTTTCTATTAGGTAAAAACAATTATTGGCTCCTCATGTAATCTACAATAAGTATCCCTTTTGACACTCATTTAAGtagaattttttattattattgtgGAAGCAGAAACACACTTCAGAAGGATTTCATGTAGTATGTACTTTGAGTTTTCAGAGTCTATTATTGACATGGATTTTTCTTCTGCTAGAGAGGCTGGTGCCAAATCTACATCAGAACAACGGCAAGTTAACAAACGAGGAAGCTGGAGTTGTACTGTGACTATTGTTAGATCTGTTTTTGCACTTCTGAATTTTACTTGAAATGAATCTCGAAGGTACAACTCCTGCAGAGTGCTAGCGCCCACCTACAGATGACAAGATTTTCTTCTTCTGAATGTAATGAGGCATGATCCACAAACTCTTCATAGAACTTTGAAGCAAAATATTGATCCCCTGCATGCATATATGATTGCGAACCAATTATTTTTCAATCCGTTCCTTTTTACCATAATATTTTTCTGGGTGATGTAACATAAGTATATTATTGGTACAATTAAGTGATATcattagtacttcctccgtccaagaaagcttgtccctcaaatggatgtatctagcactaacttggtgctagatacatccatttgagggacacactttttcggacggagggagtacttgatttATCTGGGCATAAAAATGTCTGGGATAATAGCTCTAGCACTCATGCCGACAATTTGAAAATGGTAGGACTACCTTTACCTTTACCCATATAGAAGTGATAATCCCCTCCCCCTACATATATAgcgttttttctcccgttgcaacgcacgggcatttacgTCATGCCAGTTTTGCAAAAAGGTCCTCCTATTTTTCGAAAATTGTACCCGCAGTCCAAGTTAGAAAACATCTGGGCCCAAGCCTGTCGAGCGCCGCCCGTACGCCGCACCCGCAGCTACGCACTCGAGGCCGAGCTCccgagcgcgccgccgcctccacttTGCGACCCGCCGGCGACCGGATCCTCGCCGGAGATGAGTGCCGCCGTGCCCTGctccctcctctcttcctctgTCTCCTCTCACCTCGCTCATCCCCCGATCTCTCTGTCCCCAGGACGAACAGGAGCATGCTATGGCCTCGGATCCGCGCCGCCGTCGTCGGAGAACGTCGTCCGCCACCGGTTCTTCGACCACAACTACCGGATCAAGTTGCCCCGCCTCCGATCTACCCGTTCCCGGCCACCCCAACCTCGCCTCGTCGTCGGGCGCGCAGAGAGACGGCCATGGCCGCCCGATTCCCGAGCGCCGCCTGCCAAGGTGGCTGCCCGATGCACGAGCGCCGCCGGCCAAGGACCCGCCGGCGTCCAGACCCCCTCCACGCCATCCCCATCTCGCCGGAGACCTGCTCCAAGTCTGGCCGCCCTCCAAACAGGTGCCTCTCCTCTCCCGGCTTCGCTTCCTCCATTGTCGCCTCGCACTGTTGCTTCCCCGTCAGATGCAGCACAGGTCATGGGTGTACATCTGTACATCCAAAATTTTCTGCAGAAAATCAGTTTATATAGGTATATGACAAAAAATACTGCATGTCGTCAGTACGCGGAGACAGAGGCCAAGGATGACAGGCAACTCTTGGAGGAGGACACCTCAAATCAGTCTGGGAAGTTGTCGTCGTTTTCCTCGGGCAGCAATGCAAATTATTGTAATGATACTTATCAACGTTTTTATTTGGTTGTGCAGTACTCGCTAGGTGCTTGACGAAATTCCCATATGATGCATGTGGCAAGGTTCCTAGAGGATAATGTAGATTAATGATTCCATGGAGAGCTCCCAGAATCTTCAATTGGAGGCAATTAAAGACGGACCTCACCGGATTGGATTTGTCTAGCATTCCAGCTAAGTTTCAAGGTAAGCAAGACGTTGGTCCCTTTAGCTTCCTCCAATGAGTTGATCTTCTGAAACTGAACAAAAACATAAATGCATTGACAGAGCTATCCGTTTAAATGTGTACAAGTTTTTTTTTCTATTTGATTCGTTTATATATTTAGAAATTATGTTGTAAATAACCTATTGTTGATGGTGTCTGTTCTCCTTTCTGAAAAATTCCAAGAATAAGCTCTCATGTTCAGTAAATGCAATTCGGTTGATTAGGTTAATAGGATTTCATTTTACATAAATTTCATTGTTCGTTCTGCACAGGGACACAAACTACAGTGTAGTGATTCATTGAATAATCTGCATCTTAATACTGCCTATTTTCTGGGATCTCAACTCTCATGGCAGAATTATCATGTTGACGAGGAAAAGAGTTGGTTACTTATGGTTGCAGGATGTCAGTTGAAGCTCATGCTATCATCCACGAAGCGTTTGCTCAGTCATAAGTTGTCGTTTCTTTCTAACCATTTGCCGACTCGGTTACGCTGGCACACCATGTTCATGCAGAAAGAAACCTGTAACATGTGTTATAATAGTTAGCCCTTTGTGAAATTGTTAACTTCACTGTAACTTGTGGGATCATATAGAAGCAAGACGCATGTTGGTCCTGATTGAAGTTCCTTCGATAGAAAAGATTTTGTAGCTCTGAATGTTGCTTACTTGGCTATATACCATGAGAACTTAATCAAGTGTTCTGATTTTTCCGCAAAACTAGGTCACAAAACTAATATTAATCTCCTTTGAATACTAAATCCTTTTTCtttgctctgaattttttttcttgcCTTTTGTTGATTGTACAAGAGATCTCCTGGTCGAAGTTTACTTATAAAGCGTGTTTCACTTATGCAGGTAGCTTTAGGACTCCATCCAAACAATCACTGATTAGTGGGTAGTAGGCATGCAGTTTCAGTTAAACCGAAGCTTAATCCACATACATTGTTCACTGGAGGTATCCGTGCCATTACACTCATCCCTCTGTGTGAGTGACACAACTATGTACTGCTATAAAAACACTGGAGTGCCCAACAATATCTTATAATGGCTTTGGTGGCAGTATGAGGCCTGGGATAATGTTTACTTGTGATTCACAAAATGGAAGTATGTGCTATATCTTTGTATGTATGTCTTCTTTTCTCTTATCCTCAAAggctttttgtttctattttttccaTACAAGACCAAAtgcttctcttctttgtttgaagGAAATTAAGGAAACATGTCACGTTCATTGTCGCCTGGTTTATGGTAACTGGTGTTGCCCCCTCCCTTGGAATCTCTCAGATCTATGGCATAGCCAGTTCTCCATCCCGCAGTTTTCGCATGTTGCAACGCAGTGGCTCTTTTGTAGGACCATTGTCGACATAGACAAGTTCTGCTTCAAGGACGAGACATAGAAGAAGGCTCGACAAGAGGAAGGAAGCAGGTATTACATACAATTTTTTGCAGAAGTAAATTCAGTGAATTGAACTAGCTGATTTGGCTATTTTATAAATGCAGCATCCATGTAAAGGAATTTCTGCAATGTAATTCTGTGAATTGCAGGTGTGGTTTAGCAACGTACCTCATACATGTTTGGTTGCTGACAAAGGAGGGCAGAAttggtgtgacgccccgagaccgatgtgccaggtgtcttccagttattcgttgcgttgccatgtcatttcgcttgcgtgttgcatcttgtcatgtcatcatgtgcattgcatcatcatgtttttaaaacttgcatccgtccgggttccccagtttCGTCCGTCGTTcgttctgagcctagacacacttgcacgcgcccgcggcatgtccgaaatatttttttataagtggccagaaaatgttctcggaatgggatgagagttgacgtgtggtcttattatagtgtagatagaccgcttgtcaagttttaTCGCATTCGGGGATCGTTTGATgcccccaacggataactatagcggcaatatagccggtctaacgtcggatgttttcggtctccagaaatagttgccgggctgcactcctctcctctcttctcagcccaacctCTTTTCACAACCCACCTGCAGCCCATCTGAACCCCCCCTCCGTGCTGGACCgtcagatcgcgatcggaggctccgagACGCTCCTAAAACCCCCCTaaacccaaaccctagccatcccTGCCTATATATGGACAATCCCTTCCAAATTTGGCAGCCTAGCTCTTCCCCTACCTCCCTGCCGCCTCCCTTCTCAAATTCCGTGCCACCAGCCGCCTTCCCCTCCAAATTCGGCGCCAGCCACCTCTCCAGCGCCACTTGCCAGCCACCCAGTCGCCGGATCGGCCTGCCGCAGGCCGCCACCTGGCTCCCCGTCGCTTCAGCCGCGCCTCCCATCGTGCGGGCCCGCTTGGCCCATCCGCGGCCCGCAGCTCGTCCCCAAGCTCgtcgctcgatcccgagctcgtcgCCGTGCACCTCCCGTCTGTCCTCGTCGCTCGAGGCCACCGGAATGCCGCCGTTCCTTGCGCCGGCCGTCGACCATGGGCGCTCCGCCGCCAGGCCAGTGCCCCAGCGCCCTGCTTTTTCCTCTCCTCTCTTTCTCCCTTCCTCACTCCCTCTGTCCCCTGCAGTTCCGCCATGGGCGCCCGAAGACTGGAGCTCGCCGCCTTGGGTCACCAAGCTTCGCATCCCATCAGATCTGGTCGTTCTTCGCCGGATCCATCCAGCCTCGCGCCGATCTGCTCCGTTCCCGACGGCCTCCGCCCTTCTTGCCTCGTCCGCGTCAAGTCCTGCCGGCGCCATGCCCAACCTCTGCGTCGGCTTTGTCCTAGAGACGAACGAACTTGTCTCGCTGCCGTTGNNNNNNNNNNNNNNNNNNNNNNNNNNNNNNNNNNNNNNNNNNNNNNNNNNNNNNNNNNNNNNNNNNNNNNNNNNNNNNNNNNNNNNNNNNNNNNNNNNNNNNNNNNNNNNNNNNNNNNNNNNNNNNNNNNNNNNNNNNNNNNNNNNNNNNNNNNNNNNNNNNNNNNNNNNNNNNNNNNNNNNNNNNNNNNNNNNNNNNNNNNNNNNNNNNNNNNNNNNNNNNNNNNNNNNNNNNNNNNN
Proteins encoded in this window:
- the LOC123058154 gene encoding nascent polypeptide-associated complex subunit alpha, muscle-specific form; amino-acid sequence: MDNPFQIWQPSSSPTSLPPPFSNSVPPAAFPSKFGASHLSSATCQPPSRRIGLPQAATWLPVASAAPPIVRARLAHPRPAARPQARRSIPSSSPCTSRLSSSLEATGMPPFLAPAVDHGRSAARPVPQRPAFSSPLFLPSSLPLSPAVPPWAPEDWSSPPWVTKLRIPSDLVVLRRIHPASRRSAPFPTASALLASSASSPAGAMPNLCVGFVLETNELVSLPLTGPVRLQPTLDRQDPVEPADFPENQPGPTSPRSA